The following proteins are encoded in a genomic region of Stegostoma tigrinum isolate sSteTig4 chromosome 10, sSteTig4.hap1, whole genome shotgun sequence:
- the zfyve19 gene encoding abscission/NoCut checkpoint regulator isoform X1 produces the protein MAGRCYGCASKFTLLRKELGCKNCGHAYCSSCLTYSTLVPRCGSTQQKVCRQCYGILTRSGKQDNAAKWSPPENYKKRVAAFEAKQKEQTADNKAGSQAPSMKFLGLSKEDRAIAERLEKLKEGTKLKSVASQQEIELRLAALKKDPLQPIPSTAEIEGKLAQLKGQPPPPKAPRPSYQTPDTRTQMEQANDLFKQISEEAAIDQKYSPGLKVFVLDIDSAMNDLNKGIDPRNFNVANDNSKLFDEKSNLLDQATAELKQDNLHREQVSKISRRLATLKGDDPSAVDDWPYAELDSDEENEELLTQKILKQINEEIALDEASGYNIPLERPKPAQPMLAGKKLQSPPTVPIAEGTDSDEELPWCCICNSDAVVRCRDCDGDLYCQRCFREGHDKFERKEHRTFKYHPPNKKK, from the exons CTTGGGTGCAAGAACTGTGGCCATGCGTATTGTTCATCATGTCTCACCTACAGCACCTTGGTCCCTCGCTGTGGGAGTACACAGCAAAAAGTCTGCAGGCAGTGCTATGGAATCCTCACAAG gTCTGGGAAACAGGACAAtgctgcaaagtggtctccaccAGAGAACTACAAGAA GCGAGTGGCTGCTTTTGAGGCTAAACAGAAGGAACAAACTGCAGACAACAAAGCAGGTAGTCAGGCACCAAGTATGAAGTTTCTGGGACTGTCAAAAGAGGACCGAGCCATTGCTGAACGACTGGAGAAGTTGAAGGAAGGAACCAAATTGA AATCTGTAGCTTCTCAACAAGAGATTGAATTGCGACTGGCTGCATTAAAGAAGGACCCTCTGCAGCCTATACCCTCCACAGCAGAGATCGAGGGCAAGCTAGCCCAGTTAAAGGGTCAGCCACCACCTCCAAAAGCCCCCAGACCT AGTTATCAGACTCCTGATACTAGGACTCAAATGGAACAAGCCAATGACCTCTTCAAACAAATATCAGAAGAAGCAGCCATAGACCAAAAATACAGCCCTGGTCTTAAAG TCTTTGTGTTGGATATAGATAGTGCAATGAATGACTTGAATAAAGGAATCGATCCACGTAATTTCAACGTTGCCAACGATAACAGCAAACTTTTTGATGAGAAGAGTAATCTGCTGGACCAGGCGACAGCAGAGCTGAAGCAGGACAATTTGCACAGGGAACAAGTCTCGAAGATATCCAGGAGATTGGCCACGTTGAAAGGAGACGACCCAAGTG CTGTGGATGACTGGCCATATGCTGAGCTGGACAGTGATGAAGAAAATGAAGAGTTGCTTACCCAGAAAATTCTGAAACAG ATTAATGAAGAAATTGCCCTGGATGAAGCAAGTGGTTACAACATCCCTTTAGAGCGACCTAAGCCAGCTCAGCCCATGCTTGCTGGGAAGAAG TTGCAGTCACCGCCCACAGTGCCAATTGCTGAAGGAACAGACAGTGATGAGGAATTGCCTTGGTGCTGTATCTGCAATAGTGATGCTGTGGTCCGTTGTCGTGACTGCGATGGAGATCTCTACTGCCAGAGATGCTTCAG GGAAGGCCATGataaatttgaaagaaaagaacatagaacattcaaGTACCATCCACCAAACAAGAAGAAATAA
- the zfyve19 gene encoding abscission/NoCut checkpoint regulator isoform X2, protein MAGRCYGCASKFTLLRKELGCKNCGHAYCSSCLTYSTLVPRCGSTQQKVCRQCYGILTRSGKQDNAAKWSPPENYKKRVAAFEAKQKEQTADNKAGSQAPSMKFLGLSKEDRAIAERLEKLKEGTKLKSVASQQEIELRLAALKKDPLQPIPSTAEIEGKLAQLKGQPPPPKAPRPSYQTPDTRTQMEQANDLFKQISEEAAIDQKYSPGLKVFVLDIDSAMNDLNKGIDPRNFNVANDNSKLFDEKSNLLDQATAELKQDNLHREQVSKISRRLATLKGDDPSAVDDWPYAELDSDEENEELLTQKILKQINEEIALDEASGYNIPLERPKPAQPMLAGKKSPPTVPIAEGTDSDEELPWCCICNSDAVVRCRDCDGDLYCQRCFREGHDKFERKEHRTFKYHPPNKKK, encoded by the exons CTTGGGTGCAAGAACTGTGGCCATGCGTATTGTTCATCATGTCTCACCTACAGCACCTTGGTCCCTCGCTGTGGGAGTACACAGCAAAAAGTCTGCAGGCAGTGCTATGGAATCCTCACAAG gTCTGGGAAACAGGACAAtgctgcaaagtggtctccaccAGAGAACTACAAGAA GCGAGTGGCTGCTTTTGAGGCTAAACAGAAGGAACAAACTGCAGACAACAAAGCAGGTAGTCAGGCACCAAGTATGAAGTTTCTGGGACTGTCAAAAGAGGACCGAGCCATTGCTGAACGACTGGAGAAGTTGAAGGAAGGAACCAAATTGA AATCTGTAGCTTCTCAACAAGAGATTGAATTGCGACTGGCTGCATTAAAGAAGGACCCTCTGCAGCCTATACCCTCCACAGCAGAGATCGAGGGCAAGCTAGCCCAGTTAAAGGGTCAGCCACCACCTCCAAAAGCCCCCAGACCT AGTTATCAGACTCCTGATACTAGGACTCAAATGGAACAAGCCAATGACCTCTTCAAACAAATATCAGAAGAAGCAGCCATAGACCAAAAATACAGCCCTGGTCTTAAAG TCTTTGTGTTGGATATAGATAGTGCAATGAATGACTTGAATAAAGGAATCGATCCACGTAATTTCAACGTTGCCAACGATAACAGCAAACTTTTTGATGAGAAGAGTAATCTGCTGGACCAGGCGACAGCAGAGCTGAAGCAGGACAATTTGCACAGGGAACAAGTCTCGAAGATATCCAGGAGATTGGCCACGTTGAAAGGAGACGACCCAAGTG CTGTGGATGACTGGCCATATGCTGAGCTGGACAGTGATGAAGAAAATGAAGAGTTGCTTACCCAGAAAATTCTGAAACAG ATTAATGAAGAAATTGCCCTGGATGAAGCAAGTGGTTACAACATCCCTTTAGAGCGACCTAAGCCAGCTCAGCCCATGCTTGCTGGGAAGAAG TCACCGCCCACAGTGCCAATTGCTGAAGGAACAGACAGTGATGAGGAATTGCCTTGGTGCTGTATCTGCAATAGTGATGCTGTGGTCCGTTGTCGTGACTGCGATGGAGATCTCTACTGCCAGAGATGCTTCAG GGAAGGCCATGataaatttgaaagaaaagaacatagaacattcaaGTACCATCCACCAAACAAGAAGAAATAA